The following is a genomic window from Thermus thermamylovorans.
TTCCACCAGCCGGGCCTGCCCAAACCGGTGCGCCTCCAGGTGCCCTACCTCTCCGAAGAGGAGGTGGGCCGCCTGGCGAGCTTCCTGCGGGGCCAGAGCTTCGAGGACCGCTTCGCCGAGGCCTACGGGGCCGATTTCGAGCCCCCCAAAGGGCCGGAAGGGGCTTTGGGCGAGGTGGACTTCTCCGACCCCCTCCTGAGGAAGGCGGCGGAGATCGTGGTGGAGGAGGGCCAAGGCTCGGTGAGCCGGCTGCAGCGCCGCCTTGCCATCGGCCACGCCCGGGCCGGGAAGCTCATGGACGCCCTGGAGGCCATGGGCATCGTGGGCCCCGCCAAGGGCTCCAAGCCCCGGGAGGTGCTGGTCAGCAAGGATCAGCTCAAGGAGTTTTTTGGCTAGGGGATGTGCTATGATGGCCCCTTGTGGAAGCGGTGCCGGGCGGGCGCTGGGTGGCGGAGATCTACGGGTGTGACCTGGAGGTGCTGGAAAACCCCAAGATGGTGGAGGCAGCCCTCCTGGACGCGGTGATGCGCCTGGGGGCCCCCAGGGGCTCGGCCCAGTCCGTGGTCTACAAGTTTCACCCCCAGGGGCTTTCGGCGGCGGTGGTGAGCCCGGTGGCCGCGGTGATGATCCACACCTGGCCCGAGGACGGGGCCTCGGCCGCCCTGGACCTCTACTTCTACCGGGACGGGGTAGACCCGGAGGAGGTCCTGAAGGGCCTCTCCCGGGCCTTCGGGGCCAAGGAGGAGTCGGCCTTCCGCTACTGGCGGGGAACGGAACACGCCATCCGGCGCCGGGCCTTTGGCGGCCAGCAGGGAGGTTGAAGCCATGGACTACGGCATGTACTTCTTCGAACACCTCACCCCCTACGAAACCCTGGTGCGGCGGATGGAGCGGGTGGTGGCCGCGGGCCGCACCCGATACCAGGACTACTTCCTCTTCGAGACCCGGGGCTTCGGCAAGGTGCTGGTCCTGGACAAGGACGTGCAGAGCACGGAAAGGGACGAGTACGTCTACCACGAGACCCTGGTCCACCCCGCCATGCTGGCCCATCCCGAGCCCAGGACGGTCCTCATCGTGGGGGGCGGGGAAGGGGCCACCCTGCGGGAGGCCCTCAAGCACCCCACGGTGGAGCGGGCGGTGATGGTGGACATCGACGGGGAGCTGGTGGAGGTGGCCAAGCGGCATATGCCCGAGTGGCATCAGGGAGCCTTCGACGACCCCAGGACAGTCCTGATCATCGAGGACGCCCGGGCTTATCTAGAGCACACCCAGGAAACATACGATGCCATCATCATCGACCTCACGGACCCCGTGGGGGAAGACAACCCCGCCAGGCTCCTCTACACGGTGGAGTTCTACCGCCTGGTGAAGGCCCACCTGAACCCGGGCGGGGTCATGGGCATGCAGGCGGGGATGGTCCTGCTCAGCCACCACCGGGTGCACCCCGTGGTCCACCGCACGGTGCGGGAGGCCTTCCGCTACGTGCGCAGCTACAAGAACCACGTCCCGGGCTTCTTCCTCAACTTCGGCTTCCTCCTGGCCTCGGATGCCTTCGACCCCGCCGCCTTCTCCGAGGGGGTGATGGAGGCCCGGATCCGGGAGCGGGGCCTGGCGCTCCGGCACCTCACGGCCCCCTACCTCGAGGCCCTCTTCGTCCTGCCCAAGGATCTGCAGGAGGCCCTGGACCGGGAGACCCTGGTTTCCACCGACACCAGCCCCTTCTACGTCACCCCCGAGGGGGAGGCCCGGCAGGCCCCCTACCCGGGCTAAGGCCTTCTCACCCGGGGCGTGGTAAAGTAGGCCCATGCCGCGGGCTTTGGTTCTTGCGGTCCTGGTCCTGGCCCTTTTGGGCCTGGGCTGGATCCTTTGGGGCCCCAAGGGGCAGCGGGGGCTGGACCCCGCCCAGGGGGCCCGCTTCGCCCTGGGCCGGGAGGACGCCCCGGTAACCGTGGTGGACTTCTCCAACTACCTCTGCGGCTTCTGCCAGCGCCACGCCCTCGAGGTCCTACCCCGGCTCAAGGCCGAGTACATCGACACCGGCAAGGTGCGCTACCTCTTCCGGGACTTCCCCTTCCCCGGCCAAGCCCAGGTGATCCGGGCCGGGGAGGCCGCGGCCTGCGCCCACGAGCAGGGGCGCTACGCCCTCTACCACGAGGTCCTCATGCGGGCCGCCGCCTCCTGGGGTGGGCTCCAGGGAACGGTCCTGGACCGCTACCTGTTGGACCTGGCCGGCCAGCTGGGCCTGGACGAGGGCGCCTTCGCCCGCTGCCTGGCCTCCGAGCGCCACCGCGCGGGGGTCCTGGCGGACCAGAAGCTGGCCACGGACCTGGGCCTCACCGGCACCCCTACCTTCTTCATCAACGGGGTGCGGTACGGGGGCTTCCTGGCCTACGAGGAGTGGCAGCGGCTCCTGGAACAGGCCCTGAGGACCCCCTAACCCCGGGGGAGGGGGCGAGGGCGGGGCGGAGGCCCCGGCTA
Proteins encoded in this region:
- the speD gene encoding S-adenosylmethionine decarboxylase, translated to MEAVPGGRWVAEIYGCDLEVLENPKMVEAALLDAVMRLGAPRGSAQSVVYKFHPQGLSAAVVSPVAAVMIHTWPEDGASAALDLYFYRDGVDPEEVLKGLSRAFGAKEESAFRYWRGTEHAIRRRAFGGQQGG
- the speE gene encoding polyamine aminopropyltransferase; this encodes MDYGMYFFEHLTPYETLVRRMERVVAAGRTRYQDYFLFETRGFGKVLVLDKDVQSTERDEYVYHETLVHPAMLAHPEPRTVLIVGGGEGATLREALKHPTVERAVMVDIDGELVEVAKRHMPEWHQGAFDDPRTVLIIEDARAYLEHTQETYDAIIIDLTDPVGEDNPARLLYTVEFYRLVKAHLNPGGVMGMQAGMVLLSHHRVHPVVHRTVREAFRYVRSYKNHVPGFFLNFGFLLASDAFDPAAFSEGVMEARIRERGLALRHLTAPYLEALFVLPKDLQEALDRETLVSTDTSPFYVTPEGEARQAPYPG
- a CDS encoding DsbA family protein, with protein sequence MPRALVLAVLVLALLGLGWILWGPKGQRGLDPAQGARFALGREDAPVTVVDFSNYLCGFCQRHALEVLPRLKAEYIDTGKVRYLFRDFPFPGQAQVIRAGEAAACAHEQGRYALYHEVLMRAAASWGGLQGTVLDRYLLDLAGQLGLDEGAFARCLASERHRAGVLADQKLATDLGLTGTPTFFINGVRYGGFLAYEEWQRLLEQALRTP